A window from Pseudonocardia cypriaca encodes these proteins:
- a CDS encoding uridine kinase, with amino-acid sequence MQVTPVTPARLVDEVVELVDARPGRVRLALDGPPPTHPLALAERVADALRARGRLPVVVNADDFLRPASVRLEFGREDPDEFLDGWLDAGGLRREVLDPAGPAGSGRVLPRLWDAVADRAHRDRYVELPGDGVVLLAGALLLGRGLPLDVAVHLRMTPAALTRTLPEEDHWTLPAYARYAEERAPESEADLVVLSDHPTRPALRH; translated from the coding sequence GTGCAGGTCACACCGGTCACCCCGGCCCGCCTCGTCGACGAGGTCGTGGAGCTGGTCGATGCCCGTCCGGGACGGGTGCGCCTCGCGCTCGACGGCCCGCCGCCCACGCACCCGCTCGCGCTCGCCGAGCGGGTGGCCGACGCGCTGCGCGCGCGTGGCCGGCTGCCCGTCGTCGTGAACGCCGACGACTTCCTGCGGCCGGCGTCGGTGCGGCTGGAGTTCGGCCGCGAGGATCCCGACGAGTTCCTCGACGGCTGGCTGGACGCGGGTGGCCTGCGCCGGGAGGTGCTGGACCCGGCTGGACCGGCCGGCTCGGGCCGGGTGCTCCCCCGCCTGTGGGACGCGGTGGCCGACCGCGCCCACCGGGACCGGTACGTCGAGCTCCCCGGCGACGGCGTGGTGCTGCTGGCGGGCGCGCTGCTGCTGGGCCGCGGCCTCCCCCTTGACGTGGCGGTGCACCTGCGGATGACACCCGCGGCGCTGACCCGCACCCTGCCGGAGGAGGACCACTGGACCCTCCCGGCGTACGCCCGCTACGCGGAGGAGCGAGCTCCGGAGTCGGAGGCGGACCTGGTGGTCCTCTCCGACCACCCCACCCGCCCCGCCCTCCGCCACTGA
- a CDS encoding PP2C family protein-serine/threonine phosphatase: MTLVLRYSARSDRGLVRQNNQDAVYAGPRLLALADGMGGHAAGEVASSLVIAALAPLDEDDPGDDLLAELRDATVEGNAAITRHVAEAPDLEGMGTTLTAILFAGNRLGLVHIGDSRAYQLRDGYLTQITKDDTFVQSLIDEGRITEEEAHTHPQRSLLLRAITGQDVDPSLTIREARAGDRFLLCSDGLSGVVSDETLAETLQAYRDPRECADRMIELALRGGGPDNITCIVADVVDIDFGEDAPIVGGSAGDGSDDGPPPDSAAARASATTLTRTAPQRVVPLQEAPVARRRRPLRVVLAVVAVVAVLVAGGFLARTWVQQQYYVGADAEQVVIFQGVRGDVLGLPLSSVAERTDIALDDLPQTERSQVRDGIVVMDNGLSGAHELVERLRHRMLEPCPPPAAPPTQSLEPTQPPVQPGVDPNVQPQPQPPVDTTPLPTPEPVPGTTCRSVS; the protein is encoded by the coding sequence ATGACGCTGGTCCTGCGTTACTCCGCCCGCAGCGACCGCGGGCTCGTCCGGCAGAACAACCAGGATGCCGTGTACGCCGGTCCCCGGCTGCTGGCGCTCGCGGACGGGATGGGTGGTCACGCCGCGGGTGAGGTGGCTTCGTCGCTGGTGATCGCGGCGCTGGCCCCGCTCGACGAGGACGATCCGGGCGACGACCTGCTGGCCGAGCTGCGCGATGCCACCGTGGAGGGCAATGCCGCGATCACGCGGCACGTCGCCGAGGCGCCCGACCTCGAGGGCATGGGCACCACGCTCACCGCGATCCTGTTCGCCGGCAACCGGCTGGGGCTGGTGCACATCGGCGACTCACGCGCCTACCAGCTCCGGGACGGCTACCTCACGCAGATCACGAAGGACGACACGTTCGTCCAGTCGCTGATCGACGAGGGCCGGATCACGGAGGAGGAGGCGCACACCCATCCGCAGCGGTCGCTCCTGCTGCGGGCGATCACGGGGCAGGACGTCGACCCGTCGCTCACGATCCGCGAGGCACGGGCCGGTGACCGGTTCCTGCTCTGCTCCGACGGGCTGTCGGGCGTGGTGAGCGACGAGACCCTCGCGGAGACCCTGCAGGCCTACCGCGATCCGCGCGAGTGCGCGGACCGGATGATCGAGCTGGCCCTGCGGGGCGGCGGCCCGGACAACATCACCTGCATCGTGGCCGATGTCGTGGACATCGACTTCGGCGAGGACGCGCCGATCGTGGGCGGTTCGGCCGGAGACGGTTCCGACGACGGCCCGCCGCCGGACTCGGCGGCCGCACGCGCGTCGGCCACCACCCTCACCCGCACGGCGCCCCAGCGGGTCGTGCCGTTGCAGGAAGCACCGGTCGCGCGGCGCCGGAGGCCGCTGCGGGTCGTGCTCGCCGTGGTCGCCGTGGTCGCCGTGCTGGTCGCAGGCGGGTTCCTCGCCCGGACGTGGGTCCAGCAGCAGTACTACGTCGGCGCCGACGCCGAGCAGGTGGTGATCTTCCAGGGGGTGCGCGGCGACGTGCTGGGCCTCCCGCTGTCCTCGGTCGCGGAGCGCACGGACATCGCGCTGGACGACCTGCCCCAGACCGAGCGCAGCCAGGTGCGCGACGGCATCGTCGTCATGGACAACGGGCTCAGCGGCGCCCACGAGCTGGTCGAGCGGCTGCGCCACCGGATGCTCGAGCCCTGCCCGCCGCCGGCGGCACCCCCGACGCAGTCGCTCGAACCGACGCAACCTCCGGTGCAGCCGGGCGTCGACCCGAACGTGCAGCCGCAACCGCAGCCCCCGGTCGACACGACCCCGCTGCCGACGCCTGAGCCGGTGCCTGGGACCACCTGCCGGTCGGTGAGCTAG
- a CDS encoding DUF2630 family protein, with protein sequence MNDDELHRRIDELVAEEHRLERAHVGQALSEAEQQRMNDLGVQLDRYWDLLRQRDARRRAGLDPDAAQERSADVVEGYRQ encoded by the coding sequence ATGAACGACGACGAGCTGCACCGCCGGATCGACGAGCTGGTGGCCGAGGAGCACCGCCTGGAGCGGGCCCACGTCGGCCAGGCGCTCTCGGAGGCCGAGCAGCAGCGGATGAACGACCTGGGGGTCCAGCTGGACCGCTACTGGGACCTGCTGCGCCAGCGGGACGCCCGCCGCCGCGCCGGCCTCGACCCGGACGCCGCGCAGGAGCGGTCGGCCGATGTGGTGGAGGGCTACCGGCAGTAG
- a CDS encoding DUF418 domain-containing protein — MSVASRAHSSHAARGPVRGAERALAPDLARGAMLLFIALANAAGAFFASAPGVDTTPHGAERAYNVFMFAFVHARAYPMFAIMFGYGLVQLARRQDAAAGDPRAACSVLLRRNAWLLAFGAVHGVLLFAGDFLGGYGIIGIAFTLLLLRRSDRVHRLAPWYLALVGVYVVVLPVVIALTSGSGGPAAQVPTSPDGAFSRPDYLASLLTRLHEWPVHTLTITGLVFVVWIGAWAARKRILEEPARHLRLLRVAAVGGIGLAVAGGLPMGLFSAGVYEVGSAAAPWVKLLYEVSGTFGGVGYVAVFGLLSHALGKAMAAPRENVVVGALTALGQRSLSGYLFQSVAWAVLAWPFALDLAGSATSPTFAAAGSAIAVWLVSVVAAYAMQRRSRRGPAELLLRRLTYGRGPV, encoded by the coding sequence GTGTCCGTCGCCTCCCGAGCCCACTCGTCGCACGCCGCAAGAGGCCCGGTGCGGGGCGCCGAGCGCGCGCTCGCGCCCGACCTGGCTCGCGGGGCCATGTTGCTGTTCATCGCGCTGGCCAACGCGGCCGGCGCGTTCTTCGCATCCGCGCCCGGCGTCGACACCACGCCCCACGGCGCGGAGCGCGCCTACAACGTGTTCATGTTCGCCTTCGTGCACGCGCGGGCGTACCCGATGTTCGCGATCATGTTCGGCTACGGCCTGGTGCAGCTGGCCCGCAGGCAGGACGCTGCCGCAGGGGATCCGCGTGCCGCCTGCTCGGTGCTGCTCAGGAGGAACGCCTGGCTGCTCGCCTTCGGCGCCGTGCACGGTGTGCTCCTCTTCGCAGGCGACTTCCTCGGCGGGTACGGCATCATCGGCATCGCGTTCACCCTGCTCCTGCTGCGCCGGAGCGACCGGGTGCACCGGCTCGCGCCCTGGTACCTCGCGCTCGTCGGCGTGTACGTGGTCGTGCTCCCCGTGGTGATCGCGTTGACGAGCGGATCCGGCGGGCCGGCGGCACAGGTCCCGACCAGCCCGGACGGCGCGTTCAGCCGGCCCGACTACCTCGCATCGCTGCTCACCCGGCTCCACGAGTGGCCGGTGCACACGCTCACCATCACCGGGCTCGTCTTCGTCGTGTGGATCGGCGCATGGGCGGCCCGCAAGCGGATCCTCGAGGAGCCGGCGCGCCACCTGCGGCTGCTGCGCGTCGCCGCCGTCGGTGGCATCGGTCTCGCGGTCGCGGGCGGCCTGCCGATGGGGTTGTTCAGCGCAGGCGTCTACGAGGTCGGCAGCGCGGCTGCGCCGTGGGTGAAGCTGCTGTACGAGGTGTCGGGAACGTTCGGCGGCGTCGGTTACGTCGCCGTGTTCGGCCTGCTGTCGCACGCGCTCGGCAAGGCGATGGCGGCACCGCGCGAGAACGTCGTCGTGGGTGCGCTCACCGCGCTCGGGCAGCGTTCGCTCTCGGGCTACCTGTTCCAGTCGGTGGCGTGGGCGGTACTCGCCTGGCCGTTCGCGCTCGACCTGGCCGGCTCGGCGACCAGTCCGACGTTCGCCGCCGCCGGGTCCGCGATCGCCGTGTGGCTGGTGTCGGTGGTGGCGGCGTACGCCATGCAACGCCGTTCCCGTCGCGGGCCTGCCGAGTTGCTGCTGCGGCGGCTGACGTACGGGCGCGGCCCGGTCTGA
- a CDS encoding FHA domain-containing protein FhaB/FipA — translation MPELVLQLTRAGFLALLWLFVLVALRVVRSDLYAASGLRALVPGGRATARRGRGRTPRQLLVTQGALAGTRITLDSRPILIGRADDSTLVLDDDYASTRHARISMQGDEWYVEDLGSTNGTYLDRAKVTGPTRVPPGVPVRIGKTVIELRS, via the coding sequence GTGCCGGAGTTGGTGCTGCAGCTGACCAGGGCGGGCTTCCTCGCCCTCCTCTGGCTGTTCGTGCTGGTCGCGCTCCGGGTGGTGCGCTCTGATCTCTACGCCGCGTCCGGTCTGCGCGCGCTGGTCCCGGGTGGGAGGGCCACGGCTCGCAGGGGTCGGGGCCGCACGCCCCGTCAGCTCCTGGTGACGCAGGGGGCGCTGGCGGGCACGCGTATCACGTTGGATTCCCGGCCGATCCTGATCGGCCGGGCCGACGACTCCACGCTGGTGCTCGACGACGACTACGCGTCCACTCGCCACGCGCGGATCTCGATGCAGGGTGACGAGTGGTACGTCGAGGATCTCGGGTCGACAAACGGCACGTACCTCGACCGGGCTAAGGTCACCGGGCCGACCCGGGTCCCCCCGGGCGTCCCTGTCCGCATCGGCAAGACGGTGATCGAGCTTCGATCATGA
- a CDS encoding DUF4442 domain-containing protein — MTTELSWVGAAMQQTVPWVAAVGIEFVEVTPQRAVLRLPDDPALRNHVGGPHAAMIFGVGETATGAVTLAAFGSTMERATPLPVRSEIAYQRIARGPLTAVAELGRPAEEVVAELEAGARPEFGIDVTITDGDGRDTTRMTVVWTLRPNR; from the coding sequence GTGACGACAGAGCTGAGTTGGGTCGGCGCCGCGATGCAGCAGACCGTGCCGTGGGTCGCGGCGGTCGGGATCGAGTTCGTGGAGGTCACGCCCCAGCGGGCGGTCCTGCGCCTGCCCGACGACCCCGCGCTGCGCAACCACGTGGGCGGCCCGCACGCCGCGATGATCTTCGGCGTCGGCGAGACCGCCACCGGCGCCGTCACGCTGGCCGCGTTCGGTTCGACGATGGAGCGGGCCACGCCGCTGCCCGTCCGGTCCGAGATCGCCTACCAGCGCATCGCCCGGGGACCGCTCACGGCGGTCGCCGAGCTGGGCAGGCCGGCCGAGGAGGTCGTCGCCGAGCTGGAGGCCGGTGCGCGGCCGGAGTTCGGCATCGACGTCACGATCACCGACGGCGACGGCCGGGACACCACCCGCATGACCGTCGTGTGGACGCTGCGGCCGAACCGCTGA
- a CDS encoding FtsW/RodA/SpoVE family cell cycle protein, translated as MSIPEPRTGSPPPTPAPLPTGRGIELVLLAFAAVLVTGALALVEANQEQELTQSLLWVGLAYLALFSIAHLAVRRFAPFSDPLVLPCVALLNGLGLVMIHRLDLARVERAAAGGNEPIELVSRQIAWTAIGVALFVAVMWVIRDHRTIARYAYTAGFGGLVLLALPGLLPSSISEINGAKLWIRIGGVGIQPGEFAKILLIVFFAAFLVQKRDLFSTAGRRFLGMELPRARDLAPLVVAWGLSVGVLVLERDLGTSLLFFGIVLVLLYVATERVSWLLIGLTFFLGGCLIAYQLFGHVRVRVQGWLDPFADFENTGFQIAQALFGLGTGGVGGTGLGAGRPDLVPYAESDFMLSSLGEELGLIGLAAILLVYLVLITRGLRSALAVRDSFGKLLATGLAFTLALQMFIVIGGVSKLIPLTGLTLPFLSYGGSSLVANYALVAMLLRISNAARAPLPRRQAAPLPPIAEAGTELVERPS; from the coding sequence ATGAGTATCCCCGAGCCTCGCACGGGATCGCCGCCGCCGACCCCGGCGCCGCTGCCCACCGGGCGCGGCATCGAGCTGGTGCTGCTGGCTTTCGCCGCCGTGCTGGTCACGGGCGCACTGGCGTTGGTGGAGGCCAACCAGGAGCAGGAGCTCACGCAGTCGCTCCTGTGGGTGGGGCTGGCCTACCTCGCACTCTTCTCGATCGCGCACCTCGCCGTGCGGCGGTTCGCGCCGTTCTCGGACCCGCTGGTCCTGCCCTGCGTCGCCTTGCTGAACGGGCTTGGGCTGGTGATGATCCACCGGCTCGACCTGGCGCGGGTGGAGCGGGCCGCCGCGGGCGGGAACGAGCCGATCGAGCTGGTCTCCCGGCAGATCGCGTGGACGGCGATCGGGGTCGCGCTGTTCGTCGCGGTGATGTGGGTGATCCGCGACCACCGAACGATCGCCCGCTACGCCTACACCGCCGGTTTCGGCGGCCTGGTGCTGCTCGCGCTGCCCGGCCTGCTGCCCTCGTCGATCTCCGAGATCAACGGGGCCAAGCTGTGGATCCGGATCGGCGGTGTGGGGATCCAGCCCGGCGAGTTCGCCAAGATCCTCCTGATCGTGTTCTTCGCGGCGTTCCTGGTGCAGAAGCGGGACCTGTTCAGCACCGCGGGCCGCCGGTTCCTGGGAATGGAGCTGCCGCGGGCCCGCGACCTCGCCCCGCTCGTCGTGGCGTGGGGCCTCTCGGTCGGCGTCCTGGTGCTGGAGCGGGACCTCGGCACGTCGCTGCTGTTCTTCGGCATCGTGCTGGTGCTGCTCTACGTGGCGACCGAGCGGGTCTCGTGGCTGCTCATCGGCCTCACGTTCTTCCTCGGCGGCTGCCTCATCGCCTACCAGCTGTTCGGCCACGTCCGGGTGCGCGTGCAGGGCTGGCTCGACCCGTTCGCCGACTTCGAGAACACGGGCTTCCAGATCGCGCAGGCGCTGTTCGGGCTCGGCACCGGCGGGGTCGGCGGCACCGGCCTCGGCGCCGGACGGCCGGACCTCGTGCCGTACGCCGAGAGCGATTTCATGCTCTCCTCGCTCGGCGAGGAGCTGGGCCTGATCGGCCTCGCCGCGATCCTCCTCGTCTACCTGGTGCTGATCACGCGCGGCCTGCGGAGCGCGCTCGCCGTGCGCGACAGCTTCGGCAAGCTGCTCGCAACCGGCCTGGCGTTCACGCTGGCACTGCAGATGTTCATCGTCATCGGCGGGGTGTCGAAGCTCATCCCGCTCACCGGTCTCACGCTGCCGTTCCTGTCCTACGGCGGGTCGTCCCTCGTGGCGAACTACGCGCTGGTGGCAATGCTGCTGCGCATCTCGAACGCCGCCCGCGCCCCGCTGCCCCGACGCCAGGCCGCCCCGCTGCCGCCCATCGCCGAGGCGGGCACCGAGCTGGTGGAGCGGCCGTCGTGA
- a CDS encoding DUF3662 and FHA domain-containing protein — protein sequence MGRVDRFERRLQGLVGDAFARVFGGSVVPQEVVQALLREAEGRIEELAGGRLLAPNRFTVLLSPTDLDRMGGDRAEIVNSLSGSVTEQLADQGWDTYGEVVVFLERSDALHTGQFRTRSTVDPDASRRDAIRARDAGEAPMSQQPGHPEENGQYGYDRGAPGGYGQQQTYAPPAYDQRQGGYDQAEPGQPGYGQQGGYPQQGGAGYAGPQQGGGYDQGYGGQQQGGYGGPQQGGAGYGGQQPGGGYDQGQGYGQQGGGGYGGPQQGGGGYDQGYGGQPPGYGQPGYGGQQPGYPPAPGGYDQGYGGQQGGYPQQQQYEQGYDGGYDQGYGGQQGGYGGYQQQLSASLSLDDGSGRTYDLTQGSHVIGRGQDSSFRLPDTGVSRRHLEINWDGHSATLTDLGSTNGTTVNGNPVQTWQLNDGDVIRVGHSSLVFRTQ from the coding sequence TTGGGCCGCGTCGACAGGTTCGAGCGCCGTCTCCAGGGACTGGTGGGCGACGCCTTCGCGCGGGTCTTCGGTGGCAGCGTCGTTCCCCAGGAAGTTGTGCAGGCGCTGCTCAGGGAAGCCGAGGGCAGGATCGAGGAGCTCGCGGGGGGTCGCTTGTTGGCGCCCAACCGGTTCACGGTGCTGCTCAGCCCCACTGATCTCGATCGCATGGGCGGTGACCGAGCGGAGATCGTGAACTCGCTGTCCGGCTCTGTCACCGAACAACTCGCCGACCAGGGATGGGACACCTACGGCGAGGTCGTAGTCTTCCTGGAGCGCTCCGATGCGCTGCACACGGGACAGTTCCGCACCCGCTCGACCGTGGACCCCGACGCTTCCCGCCGGGACGCCATCCGAGCACGCGACGCAGGAGAAGCACCCATGAGCCAGCAACCGGGCCACCCCGAGGAGAACGGGCAGTACGGATACGACCGTGGTGCCCCCGGCGGATACGGGCAGCAGCAGACGTACGCCCCGCCCGCCTACGACCAGCGCCAAGGGGGGTACGACCAGGCCGAACCGGGCCAGCCGGGCTACGGCCAGCAGGGCGGGTACCCGCAGCAGGGCGGCGCCGGCTACGCCGGCCCGCAGCAGGGCGGCGGGTACGACCAGGGTTACGGCGGCCAGCAGCAGGGCGGCTACGGCGGCCCGCAGCAGGGCGGCGCCGGGTACGGCGGCCAGCAGCCCGGCGGCGGGTACGACCAGGGCCAGGGCTACGGCCAGCAGGGCGGCGGCGGGTACGGCGGTCCGCAGCAGGGCGGCGGCGGCTACGACCAGGGTTACGGCGGCCAGCCGCCTGGCTACGGGCAGCCGGGTTACGGCGGCCAGCAGCCGGGTTACCCCCCTGCTCCCGGCGGCTACGACCAGGGTTACGGCGGCCAGCAGGGCGGCTACCCCCAGCAGCAGCAGTACGAGCAGGGGTACGACGGCGGGTACGACCAGGGTTACGGCGGCCAGCAGGGCGGCTACGGCGGCTACCAGCAGCAGCTGTCTGCCTCGTTGTCGCTCGACGACGGTTCGGGCCGCACGTACGACCTCACCCAGGGCAGCCACGTGATCGGGCGGGGGCAGGATTCGTCCTTCCGTCTCCCCGACACCGGCGTGTCGCGCCGCCACCTCGAGATCAACTGGGATGGTCACAGCGCGACGCTGACGGACCTCGGTTCCACCAACGGCACCACCGTCAACGGCAACCCGGTGCAGACCTGGCAGCTCAACGACGGTGACGTCATCCGGGTCGGGCACTCGAGCCTGGTCTTCCGCACGCAGTAG
- a CDS encoding LLM class F420-dependent oxidoreductase, with translation MDHGVFTFLTDYGTDGLALARAVEERGFDGLYLTEHTHIPASRESAWSGGSELPRRYSHTYDPFVALAAMAAVTERITLGTAVSLVLQHHPIGLAKTVASLDRIAGGRFELGVGPGWNREEMANHGVDPRTRTRRMLEHIAAMREIWTADEAEFHGEFVDFDPIWSWPKPVRTPPVLIGGEGSSVLDRVLSHGDGWMPRGAPGDDVDALAGRIAELRRRAAEAGRGHLTVTVFGAVPDRAVLEEYAAAGVDRVLYSVPDAGEDEVLRTLDELAALRG, from the coding sequence GTGGATCACGGCGTCTTCACCTTCCTGACCGACTACGGAACCGATGGGCTCGCACTCGCCCGGGCCGTCGAGGAGCGCGGCTTCGACGGGCTGTACCTCACCGAGCACACGCACATCCCCGCGAGCCGGGAGTCGGCGTGGTCGGGCGGCTCCGAGCTGCCGCGCAGGTACTCGCACACGTACGACCCGTTCGTCGCGCTGGCCGCGATGGCGGCCGTGACCGAGCGGATCACGCTCGGGACGGCCGTCTCCCTCGTCCTCCAGCACCACCCGATCGGGCTGGCCAAGACGGTCGCGAGCCTCGACCGGATCGCGGGCGGCCGGTTCGAGCTCGGCGTCGGCCCTGGCTGGAACCGGGAGGAGATGGCCAACCACGGCGTCGACCCGCGCACGCGGACCCGCCGGATGCTGGAGCACATCGCGGCCATGCGGGAGATCTGGACCGCCGACGAGGCGGAGTTCCACGGCGAGTTCGTCGACTTCGACCCGATCTGGTCGTGGCCGAAGCCGGTGCGCACGCCGCCGGTCCTGATCGGCGGGGAGGGGTCGAGCGTCCTGGACCGGGTGCTCTCGCACGGCGACGGCTGGATGCCGCGCGGCGCTCCCGGTGATGACGTGGACGCGCTCGCCGGCCGGATCGCCGAGCTGCGCCGCCGCGCCGCCGAGGCGGGACGCGGCCACCTCACCGTCACCGTGTTCGGTGCCGTGCCGGATCGGGCGGTGCTCGAGGAGTACGCGGCCGCGGGTGTGGACCGGGTGCTCTACTCGGTGCCCGACGCGGGCGAGGACGAGGTCCTGCGCACGCTCGACGAGCTGGCCGCCCTCCGCGGCTGA
- a CDS encoding TetR/AcrR family transcriptional regulator, translating to MAAAEVPPALGRLWRVRSGSRLGRPAELDVDRVVRAAVELADREGLAAVTLSRVAKELDCTTMALYRHVGSKEELYLLMSDSAAGAPPALDAAGWRDGLRQWALADRAVHGRHAWLARLPVSGPPSGPNAIAWLDAGLRVLRDTGLDWGAKVGVLTVLSAYVRSSAQMSQEFAAGRSGTGRDQTEVERDYGRALARLVDEERFPEASRLFASDLFETVPEPVAATSPVVDPDFDFGLELILAGVAAAVAASR from the coding sequence ATGGCTGCAGCTGAGGTGCCCCCGGCACTGGGCCGGCTCTGGCGGGTGCGCTCCGGATCAAGGCTCGGACGACCGGCTGAGCTCGACGTCGACCGGGTCGTCCGCGCAGCCGTCGAGCTCGCCGACCGCGAAGGGCTGGCCGCCGTCACGCTGTCGCGGGTGGCGAAGGAGCTCGACTGCACCACGATGGCGCTGTACCGGCACGTCGGCTCGAAGGAGGAGCTCTACCTGCTGATGAGCGACTCCGCCGCAGGTGCGCCGCCCGCCCTCGATGCGGCCGGCTGGCGCGACGGCCTGCGGCAGTGGGCACTCGCCGACCGGGCGGTGCACGGCAGGCATGCGTGGCTGGCCCGGCTGCCGGTCTCCGGCCCGCCGAGCGGGCCGAACGCGATCGCATGGCTGGATGCCGGGCTGCGGGTGCTGCGGGACACCGGGCTCGACTGGGGCGCGAAGGTCGGGGTGCTCACCGTGCTCAGCGCGTACGTCCGCAGCTCCGCGCAGATGTCCCAGGAGTTCGCCGCCGGTCGCAGCGGAACCGGTCGCGACCAGACCGAGGTGGAGCGGGACTACGGCCGGGCCCTGGCCCGGCTGGTGGACGAGGAGCGCTTCCCCGAGGCGTCGCGGCTGTTCGCCTCGGACCTGTTCGAGACCGTGCCGGAGCCGGTGGCCGCCACCTCACCGGTGGTCGACCCCGACTTCGACTTCGGCCTCGAGCTCATCCTGGCCGGCGTCGCCGCTGCGGTCGCTGCGAGCCGCTAG
- a CDS encoding 5-methyltetrahydropteroyltriglutamate--homocysteine S-methyltransferase — protein sequence MQRRTEPPFRADHVGSLLRPPALLAARERFAAGTLDADGLRAEEDAAIRDAVAMQEEIGLQSATDGEFRRTSWHMDFIYQLGGITKTDEKIRVSMHNAEGENAFVTAGLAVREKVRLDQPIFADAFRFLASLTSTATPKLTIPSPSMVHYRGGTAMIDRTVYPDVEEFWSDLSAAYAAQVRAVADLGCRYLQLDDTSLAYLNDPAQRAQIAARGEDAEHAHLRYIKQINDAVAGRPDGMRITTHMCRGNYRSSWAAEGGYDFVAEALFGELDVDGFFCEFDDERSGGFAPLRFVPPGKQVVLGLVTTKSGKLEDPDDLKRRIDEASKYVPLDQLCLSPQCGFSSTVEGNALTLEEQVAKLRLIVQVAEDVWG from the coding sequence ATGCAGCGACGCACCGAACCGCCATTCCGCGCAGACCACGTCGGCAGCCTCCTGCGCCCGCCCGCGCTCCTCGCCGCGAGGGAACGGTTCGCGGCAGGCACCCTCGACGCCGACGGCCTGCGCGCCGAGGAGGACGCCGCCATCCGGGACGCGGTGGCGATGCAGGAAGAGATCGGACTGCAGTCGGCCACCGACGGCGAGTTCCGACGCACCTCGTGGCACATGGACTTCATCTACCAGCTCGGCGGCATCACGAAGACCGACGAGAAGATCCGCGTCAGCATGCACAACGCGGAGGGCGAGAACGCTTTCGTCACCGCGGGGCTCGCCGTCCGCGAGAAGGTCCGGCTGGACCAGCCGATCTTCGCCGACGCGTTCCGGTTCCTGGCCTCGCTCACCAGCACCGCCACGCCGAAGCTCACGATCCCCTCGCCGAGCATGGTCCACTACCGCGGCGGGACGGCGATGATCGACCGCACGGTGTACCCGGACGTCGAGGAGTTCTGGTCGGACCTGTCCGCCGCGTACGCGGCGCAGGTGCGCGCCGTGGCCGACCTCGGGTGCCGCTACCTGCAGCTCGACGACACCAGCCTCGCCTACCTCAACGACCCGGCCCAGCGCGCGCAGATCGCGGCGAGGGGAGAGGACGCGGAGCACGCCCACCTGCGCTACATCAAGCAGATCAACGACGCGGTCGCGGGCCGCCCGGACGGCATGCGGATCACCACCCACATGTGCCGGGGCAACTACCGCTCGTCGTGGGCGGCCGAAGGCGGTTACGACTTCGTCGCCGAGGCGCTGTTCGGCGAGCTGGACGTCGACGGGTTCTTCTGCGAGTTCGACGACGAGCGCTCCGGCGGGTTCGCGCCGCTGCGGTTCGTGCCGCCGGGGAAGCAGGTGGTGCTCGGGCTCGTCACCACGAAGAGCGGGAAGCTGGAGGACCCCGACGACCTCAAGCGCCGCATCGACGAGGCCTCCAAGTACGTGCCGCTCGACCAGCTGTGCCTCTCCCCCCAGTGCGGCTTCTCCTCCACGGTCGAGGGCAACGCCCTCACCCTCGAGGAGCAGGTGGCGAAGCTGCGGCTGATCGTGCAGGTCGCGGAGGACGTCTGGGGCTGA
- a CDS encoding NAD(P)H-binding protein: MHVVIAGGHGKIGLRLAALLAGRADVVTGLVRNPDHVPDLERVGATPVVLDMETAAADELAAVLEGADAVVFAAGAGPGSGVARKDTVDRAAAVLLADAARIAGVRRYLLVSSPGVDEPPAPERGEVWAAYIAAKKAAEEAIQAADHLDWTILRPGSLTDDPGVGKVLLAPPPVPLGSVTRDDTAAVLVALLDSWGSAGKILELREGESDVLEAVAGVS, translated from the coding sequence GTGCACGTGGTGATCGCAGGAGGACACGGGAAGATCGGCTTGCGGCTGGCCGCGCTGCTGGCCGGCCGAGCGGACGTCGTCACCGGGTTGGTGCGCAACCCGGACCACGTCCCCGACCTCGAACGGGTGGGCGCAACGCCGGTGGTGCTCGACATGGAGACGGCGGCCGCCGACGAGCTGGCGGCCGTGCTGGAGGGTGCCGACGCCGTCGTGTTCGCGGCGGGTGCCGGACCGGGTAGCGGGGTGGCCCGCAAGGACACCGTCGACCGGGCGGCCGCCGTGCTGCTCGCCGACGCGGCTCGGATCGCGGGCGTCCGGCGCTACCTGCTGGTGTCCTCGCCGGGCGTCGACGAGCCGCCTGCGCCGGAACGGGGTGAGGTCTGGGCGGCCTACATCGCGGCGAAGAAGGCCGCCGAGGAGGCGATCCAGGCCGCCGACCACCTCGACTGGACGATCCTGCGTCCGGGTTCGCTGACCGACGACCCGGGTGTCGGGAAGGTGCTGCTCGCCCCTCCGCCGGTGCCGCTCGGCAGTGTCACCCGCGACGACACGGCAGCTGTGCTCGTCGCGCTGCTGGACTCGTGGGGCAGCGCCGGCAAGATCCTGGAACTGCGCGAAGGGGAGAGCGACGTGCTCGAGGCCGTGGCAGGGGTGTCCTGA